ccacatcacaaacaaactgtcatgttccaaacacactaagacagttgtgaagagggcaccacaaagcctattccccctcacgagaatgaaaagatttggcatgcgtcctcagatccttaaaagtttctacagctgcaccatcaagagcatcctggttgcatcactgcctggtatggcaaatgctcagCCTCCGCCCgccaggcactacagagggtagtgcgtaaggcccagtacatcactggggccaagcttcccgccatccacgacctctataccaggcggtgtcagaggaaggtcctagcaattgtcaaagactcccgCCACGCtactcatagactgttctctctgctaccgcacggcaagcattACCAgagtccaaaaggcttcttaacagcttctacctccaagccatcagactcctgaacagcttctaccccccaagccataagactcctgaacagcttctaccccccaagccataagactcctgaacagcttctaccccccaagccataagactcctgaacagcttctaccccccaagccatcagactcctgaacagcttctaccccccaagccatcagactcctgaacagattctaccccccaagccatcagactcctgaacagcttctacccccccaagccatcagactcctgaacagcttctacccccccaagcctTGTTCCTTGTTCTATAAGGAACCTTATTTTCTGAGTGTGTATTTAGCTATAGAGTGTAGTATGAGTTTTCCTTCAAGGCATAGCTTctctccagtggtgtaaagtacttaaatactttaaagtattacttaagtagttttttgtaacttttacttttacctcactaaagaaaataatgtactttttactccatacattttccctgactccCAAAAGTGCTTGTTACGTTTTGACAGGGAAATGGTTCAATTCACactcttatcaagagaacatccctggtcatccctactgcctctgatctggtggactcactaaacacacatgctttgtttgtaaatgatgtctgagtgttggagtgtgcccctggctatctgtaaatcattttttttaaacaagaaaatggtgctgtctggtttgcttaagaCAAGGAAGTAGAAAtaattttagcaattccatttacttctGATACAGAagcatatttaaaaacaaatacttttagacttttactcaagtagtattttacaggGTGACAGTCACtttaacttgagtcattttctattaaggcatctttacttttaatcAAGTATGATGATTGGGTACTGTTTCCACCACTGCTTCTCTCAGAGCTTCTTGACTAAGGAAAAGTCAAGTGAGCCGTGAACTGATATTGTTATATACTAAACATgaataaccctaacctaacctaaccataacatTAAACCTAACCCGAACCTAacccaaccataaccctaacctaaccataacattaaacctgaccctaaccctaacctaacctaaccagaacattaaacctaaccctaaaaaacattaaacctaaccctaacctaaccataacattaaacctaaccctaacctaaccataacattaaacctaaccctaacctaaccataacattaaacctaaccctaacctaaccataacattaaacctgaccctaaccctaacctaaccataacattaaacctgaccctaacctaaccataacattaaacctaaccctaacctaaccataacattaaacctaaccctaacctaaccataacattaaacctaaccctaacctaaccagaacattaaacctaaccctaaccataacattaaacctaaccctaacctaaccataacattacacttaaccctaaccctaacaataacattaaacctaaccctaatctaaCCATAAcattaaacctaacctaacctaaccataacattaaacctaaccctaacctaaccataacgttaaacctaaccctaaccctaacattaaacctaaccctaacattaaacctaacactaacctaaccctaacattaaacctaaccctaaccctaacctaaccctaacattaaacctaaccctaaccctaacctaaccataacattaaacctaaccctaaccctaaccataacattaaacctaaccctaacctaaccctaacattaaacctaaccctaacattaaacctaacactaacctaaccctaacattaaacctaaccctaaccctaaccctaaccctaaccctaacctaaccctaacattaaacctaaccctaaccctaaccctaacctaaccctaacattaaacctaacactaaccttgtACATGAAATGTAATTTTTATTCCTTTAGTATACAGAAAATGTTGAATTTGCATGTCAGCGCTAAACCCCTTCTGCCCAAGTGATGCTTCTTTTTAGAGGGCCCACAATTTCATTGTATATCACACACTGTCACATGATCTTCATCCATTTCAATTGTAACTCACCGTTGTGTATTAAACCAGGCATGGGACATTGACCAACATTCACACAGGTGTAGAAGGATCAGACACTCCCATGGGCATTCATAAAGAGAAAATAGACCTGAGAAATGCTGTGCTGTGTTGCTATGGGCTTGAGTTATTTAAATGCATCGTTAatattgtgttgttgttgttgtgtccaATGGCCTCTGTCTTTGTTGACCTTCACAGTGGTTTTACCATGCCGGTATGTGTCATCTATCTGATACTGGTGACTGATCCCCTCTGACATGACATGTAAAGCTTCATCTATGTGCTCCAGAATCAAAAGCCTTCTAAGACTCTGGCCCTCTGGTTTTAACTGTCTGGTGGTGTCAGAAACTGACCTTAGGGGTAATTTAACAGAGGTGGATTAGTaaacatgtcacacacacacacacacacacacacacacacacacacacacacacacacacacacacacacacacacacacacacacacacacacacacacacacacacacacacacacacttgtgtatGATTTTGTGATGTATTCCTGGACTGGAGCCTTCTCAGTAACAATAACAAGGTCCGTGGGTCAGTAACAATAACAAGGTCCGTGGGTCAGTAACAATAACACGGTCCCTGGGTCAGTAACAACAACAAGGTCCCTGTGTCAGTAACAATAACAAGGTCCCTGGGTCAGTAACAATAACAAGGTCCCTGGGTCAGTAACAATAACACGGTCCCTGTGTCAGTAACAATAACAAGGTCCCTGGGTCAGTAACAATAACAATGTCCCTGGGTCAGTAACAATAACAAGGTCCCTGGGCCAGTAACAATAACAAGGTCCCTGGGTCAGTAACAACAACAAGGTCCCTGGGTCAGTAACAATAACAAGGTCCCTGGGTCAGTAACAATAACAAGGTCCCTGGGTCAGTAACAATAACAAGGTCCCTGGGTCAGTAACAACAACAAGGTCCCTGGGTCAGTAACAATAACAAGGTCCCTGGGTCAGAGACAAGGTCCCTTCTAGGAGATATGCACCATAGGCTGAGTCAGTATAGCATTTATAATCTTTGTAAAAATCTGTGCCGATATCCATTAGCAAATAGAATGCATGGTTACTATTTGTAGGGACAGAATTTATTTCTCCCCATCAAATATAGCATTTTACAAACAGTAAACAGGGGAAAGCCTGTGGAGCAGGATTGTGTTTTGCTTGTATGATATTATGGGTTTAAAGGTTGTAAGATATagaatttagcagacacttttatccagagtgacttagtcATGTTATGCCTAATTTTTTGGGGGGCCtggggaattgaacccactatcctTTCTTTGCAAGAGCCACATTCtgctaactgagctacagaggacctggTGTTGGGTCAATTCACTCACTTTGTGAGTGGATGAGAGGAGATAAAGGAAGTAAATGATTTTTGGTTATGTTTTGGAACACCCTCATTGTTTTTCTCTCGTTCAGGTTCTGGCAACAAGATCTTTATTTAGACTATAGGTCATCTGTAGGTCCACTGTACAGTacgctgtactgtagactgtaggtctactgtatgCTGTGGAGGGAAATAGGAAGGTTTCAGTCGTAAATCCAGGATTTAGTGTGAATTTATCCCTGCAGTGTAACATTCCAGAGACAAACCAACTGGATGAGTGTTTTAGTAAGAATGGTGTGTGTTTAtgagtgcatgcatgtgtgtaagAATAGGAAAGTCTTAAAGTCATTAGAGGACAAGAGAGCAGAAAGTTGTTGGCACGGTCCCTGGGTGTCTGCACGGTCCCTGGGTTTCTGCACGTTCCCTGGGTGTCTGCACGGTCCCTGGGTTTCTGCATGGTCCCTGGGTGTCTGCACGGTCCCTGGGTGTCTGCACGGTCCCTGGGTTTCTGCACGGTCCCTGGGTGTCTGCACGGTCCCTGTGTTTCTGCACGGTCCCAGGGTTTCTGCACGGTCCCTGGGTGTCTGCACGGTCCCTGGGTTTCTGCACGGTTCCAGGGTTTCTGCACGGTCCCTGGGTGTCTGCACGGTCCCTGGGTTTCTGCACGGTCCCTGGGTGTCTGCACGGTCCCTGGGTTTCTGCACGGTCCCTGGGTGTCTGCACGGTCCCTGGGTTTCTGCATGGTCCCTGGGTGTCTGCACGTCCCCTGGGTGTCTGCACGGTCCCTGGGTTTCTGCACGGTCCCTGGGTGTCTGCACGGTCCCTGGGTGTCTGCACGGTCCCTGGGTTTCTGCACGGTCCCTGGGTTTCTGCACGGTCCCTGGGTGTCTGCACGGTCCCTGGGTGTCTGCACGGGCCCTGGGTTTCTGCACGGTCCCTGGGTGTCTGCACGGTCCCTGGGTGTCTGCACGGTCCCTGGGTGTCTGCACGGTCCCTGGGTTTCTGCACGGCCCCTGGGTTCCTGCCCTGGGTTATTGCATTGTATTGTATATCTCCTTCTTCTATTCTGTCCACCAGCTCTTCCTCCCTACACTTGGTGAAATTCAagacaagacaacacacactCTTTGTTGAGGCTTACCCGGTTCTAAAAACAAAACATTACAGCGAAAGGATAAAAGAAAAAGCAGGCTGTaacggtgaccatattaccgtcacaccggcagtcatgagtcgTGATGACAGCCAAATTTCACGTGACCACTAAGTCACGGTAATGAGACTTCTCCAATCGcggatgctgctgatggtcattagtagtctaccaaaacttgctaactgcctggtactcagcactctattgttcctctaatcactctgacatcaatgcaaatgtgattgaaaatctaatcaaacacttcatgagagcccataaGCTTGTtacgcaacatttctataggttaTGCAATTCCGTGAGaaatggcctctattaaaaagaggaggttcccatcagctttctataggctaggcctagtctatatttatttctcaactttcctaatattaagcacatttctggcatgaaaatgaaccacaggaaAATCATCCTCCATTCGCTATCACTATCACTTGTGAGTtaaatattatcacttgtgagttaaatattatcacttgtgattTAAATATTATCACTCGTGAGTtgaatattatcacttgtgagttaaatattatcacttgtgagttaaatattatcacttgtgaatgaaatattatcacttgtgaatgaaatattatcacttgtgagtTAAATATTATCACTCGTGAGTTAAATATTATCACTCGTGAGTTAAATATTATCACTCGTGAGTtaaatattatcacttgtgaatgaaatattatcacttgtgagtTAAATATTATCACTCGTGAGTtaaatattatcacttgtgagttaaatattatcacttgtgaattaaatattatcacttgtgaattaaatattatcacttgtgagttaaatattatcacttgtgagtTAAATATTATCACTCGTGAGTtaaatattatcacttgtgagttaaatattatcacttgtgagtTAAATATTATCACTCGTGAGTTAAATATTATCACTCGTGAGTtaaatattatcacttgtgaattatggccaatttgatttgatttgttttgacttGTGACTTATggccaatttgatttgatttgacttgtgaATTAtggctgatttgatttgatttgacttgtgaATTATGgccaatttaatttgatttgatctgactTGTGATTTATGGCCAGTTTGTGTGCAGTACGGCAAGAAACAGTGCATGACTTTTTTGTTTTgctactttttcaaatcatagttacACATCTCCTGtattgataaggtttgtatcacaaaccCAAATAACTTCTGAAAATGAAGCACATGAATCCGCTTTACAATGGGGGTAGAGCCTAACTGACATACGTAAGCAGCgcctgagtttcaagtttggggaagatcattttcaacataaaaatgcacctttctaAAAAACCATTACATGAATAATCACTTTTGCGATCACATTTGCGAACACTGTTTTCCCACTAATTGagtgcattttggaacattcatacttatagcctactaccatgtgcacATTGCTGTGCTTACAATGTGAAAAATAGCCTAAtaatttatcaacattttaagctaaacagttctgatctgttgcgtcaacCACATTGTTGCGTCAACCACATTGTTGCGTCAACCACATTGTTGCGTCAACCACATTGTTGCGTCAACCACATTGTTGCGTCAACCACATTGTTGCGTCAACCACATTGTTGCGTCAACCACATTGTTGCGTCGGCCACATTGTTGCGTCGGCCACATTGTTGCGTCGGCCACATTGTTGCATCGGCCACATTGTTGCATCGGCCACATTGTTGCATCAGCCACATTGTGTAAAAAAATgcttttttgatgctagtggttgtattaatgtgggatctattgcatcccacaactgtcccagactatgtttggaatatttatttatcacgcagaatagaataggtcaactttttcTGTGggagatagtagattgacataggctagtgcttttgctgttcgttaggcctactcatcttgttggctgacgaaaagccTCAGAATTCGATAAGGACGTGCTCAGTTGCGTTCCCGGTGTGTCTGTCCTCACTTCTAGTcagtgagaaagacccgatcacgtgacATAAATCAATTTCCATAAATATTTctaaaatatcctttctattttattcagctttgttcaatagTATTCCTCATACTATAAAACAATAttaaataatgccacggaattctaagcaaatcttgtcagCTAAATTAACTAGtttagcccacagccatatggcatagccagatcagggcctaacatgaggacaactcagaatatg
The sequence above is a segment of the Oncorhynchus kisutch isolate 150728-3 linkage group LG25, Okis_V2, whole genome shotgun sequence genome. Coding sequences within it:
- the LOC116357457 gene encoding acidic proline-rich protein PRP25-like encodes the protein MTAGVTCREEELVDRIEEGDIQYNAITQGRNPGAVQKPRDRADTQGPCRHPGTVQTPRDRAETQGPCRHPGTVQTPRDRAETQGPCRNPGTVQTPRDRADTQGPCRNPGTVQTPRGRADTQGPCRNPGTVQTPRDRAETQGPCRHPGTVQKPRDRADTQGPCRNPGTVQKPRDRADTQGPCRNPGTVQKHRDRADTQGPCRNPGTVQTPRDRADTQGPCRNPGTVQTPRERAETQGPCRHPGTVPTTFCSLVL